A genomic window from Silene latifolia isolate original U9 population chromosome Y, ASM4854445v1, whole genome shotgun sequence includes:
- the LOC141630579 gene encoding uncharacterized protein LOC141630579 produces MTLGTQMIQDVVDQVRIIREKMRAAQDRQKSYVDLRRRDIEFAVGDNVLLKVSPMRGVMRFGKRGKLSQKFIGPYKILDRVREVAYRLALPPALDRVQNIFHVSQLRKYISDPSHVLEAEMIELDDALTYVETPKEILDRKVRKTRHGEITLVKVLWSNHLVEEATWEAEEDIKERYPHLFEQLTST; encoded by the exons ATGACTTTAGGGACCCAAATGATCCAAGACGTGGTTGATCAAGTCCGTATAATCCGTGAGAAGATGAGAGCCgcacaagataggcaaaagagctACGTCGACTTGAGGAGGAGAGACATAGAATTTGCGGTAGGAGACAATGTACTACTCAAGGTTTCACCGATGAGAGGAGTCATGAGATTTGGAAAAAGGGGCAAgttgagccaaaagttcattggcccCTATAAAATCTTGGACAGAGTCAGGGAAGTGGCTTATCGCTTAGCACTCCCACCGGCCTTGGACCGAGTTCAAAATATATTCCATGTGTCTCAATTACGCAAGTACATAAGTGATCCCTCTCACGTGCTCGAAGCGGAGATGATTGAACTTGATGATGCCCTAACATATGTGGAAACACCAAAAgaaatcctagaccgaaaggttaggaagacaagACATGGTGAGATAACCTTGGTGAAAGTGTTGTGGTCCAATCACCTTGTGGAGGAGGCCACTTGGGAGGCCGAGGAGGACATTAAGGAGCGATACCCTCATCTTttcgagcag TTAACCTCCACATAA